The DNA region CCATAAGCCCATTAGCCATATGCCATGCCATGAGTCTTTGCCCTTCACATTCCCGACCTCCACGGTGGAGAGTCAGCTGTGTAGTGTACGCCGGCGAGCCTGCCGTGGCCTGCCGCGTAGCGTGCCGCTTTGGGCGAAGCTGACACGCACCGCCAGCACCACCACTCTACCACTAACACTTCATCCCACCCTCCCTTGGCGCCGCACCGGCGCAGCAGGGAGAGAGACGGTAGGGCTGTGCTGCCGAGCGCCCAggatcctcctcctctggaATCCCAGCCCCGCCCGCCTCTACATCATCCCGAACGGGACAGACAACGGCCCTCCCTCCGCCCTTTTTTcacttttttctttctttctcggTCCGTTCAAAATGTCatgctcgtcgaggacccgTCCTTGCCGGGGTGCCGTGCGAGACGGCAACCGTCGACATCAGACCCGAGTCTTTatgcaaaaaaaaaccgCTGGTCATTACTCATCTAGCCTTTGTCGTCATGTCACTTGCTACCTGGTGCCGGGTCCCGTGTGTCTTTGACCACCCGGCGCGCTTTCAGACGGCGTAGTCAATCAAAACACGGTTTCTAAGTAGAGCGCCCGGAACCTGGTGGGGAAGCTCCCTCCATCGACATCATCTCTGTTTCTGTCACTGCGTCTCCCTccgtgtctctctctctcccgccCTCTCCATTGGAAAGCAGGTGAAACTCGTGTGTGTCTAAGCCATCAAACTCCTCACGTCGTGACGTGGCGCCCGAACCACGTTGTTAATACAGAGCCCCCGAACTTTGACCTCGAACTTTGAGCTTTCACAATTCATTACTCATCGTGCCACTGACCCCAGAATCATACCACGGCGTACGCCGAGACGTAGCTCACGCTCGTGTCGCCCGGCACCGTCACCAGATTGCTGCGCTGGTACTGGATGAACTTGAACCGgtgcccgccgccgagctcctcgagcgccgccATCGTGACCCCGATCGGGTGCCGCCCGCACACCGTATTCTTCGTCTGCTTCAGGTTGTTGTAGAAGCTGCCGTGCCTGCCCGTCCCAATGGCCTCGATCGCCAGGTCGTCCACCAGCTTGATCGTCTCGTGGATCGGAGGCCCCTCGGGCGCGGGGCCCACCGGCCGCAACTTACGCAGGCTGTCGAGCGTGCCATCCGGGGAGTACACAGTGTAGTCAAAGTGCCGGCCCCAGTGGCAGAAGTCGGAGCTGACGATGAAGGCGTTGTCCGGGTCCCGGAGGTACTCGGCCAACCACTTCCCCACGGccttctcgccggcctcgtcgttgTCACCGATGAGAATCGGCACGACGGGCGGGAAGGCGTCGGGCGAAGCGCCGAAGGTCTGTTCGAGGCGGACCCAGAGGTAGGGCAGGTGCATCTCCAATGAGTGCTCCctgtcgtcgttggcggtCGGGATCTTGGGAATGTCAAGCTCGTCGCGGAGGCGGTCGACGACCTGCCGGTCCACGCGGAGGTTGCCCCACGGCGTGCCGTAGTTGGAGTAACCCGTGACGGCGCAGTCGGCGAGATAGAATGTGTGCGAGGgcccgaggaggaagacacGCTTCGCCTTGCTTAAATCGAGAGCCTTGTATGCCCACGCCGCCGTGGCGCCCGAGTAGGTGTAACCCGCGTGGCTGGGTTTACGTCACTGTTGTCAGCATGAGGTTCTTGCGACGTTGGTCATGATATGACTTTGTAGACAAGCTGGAAAGAGTATGTTGTAGATGCAGGCAGACTCACGGGGCGATGATGACACGAGCGCCAGGGACAGGGAGCGCGTTGCCGTCGATCTGGTCGgggacgtcggcgaggaagccATCGAGCTGTTCGCGGAGCTTCTTTGCGTCACCGAGGTACCACTCCCCCTGTTTGCCGGGCTGGCGGGTGTCTCTGGACGGCGCCATTCTTTTTTCAGGCCTGTTGGGAGCttgagaagaggaggaaggaaggtATAAAAAGAGACGCTGAGATAGGTTGACCGCCAAAGAAAATCCGAACAGAAGGAAGCTTGCTGGTTTGGATTATTGATTCAAGCTTGGAACGGCTGAGGTGACCTGACTTGCCCCGCACACGGGAGggacgaggggagggggagctCGAAGGTTacggcgatgacgaagacgcgGGCAGAGCTCCTGAGTCCTAGCCTTCGCTGGCCTTCGTTGGGGGCGCATTGCTTTGCTTGGGGGTCGCCTGGGTGGGGCCGAAGTGCAGTGCAGATCATCCCGCCTTTTCCAGGACGTCCCCTCTGCTGCACTTCCAACCACAATTCATTCTCGTTGCAAGTGAATGGGAGAGTGCACTTTTGGCCATCGTTTTCATCCAAAAAGGCGCAGCAACGCAGTCGCTTCAGCAACATGTCGTTCAAACACAATCTGCACTGGCACACTTGGCTCTATTCTGTGGTAGCCAGCCACAAAAAAGCCGAAATAGGCTCAACGGTGGGCTCAACGATGTGCTCAACGCCGGCCCTCGCACGCAGGAAAAGAAGCCATCGCCGTGGTGGGTACTCCGTCGGTTCTTCCGCCGAAACCCCAGAGACATGGAAGCTCCGGCATTCCAGCAGTCCGGCATGCACCAGGTTGCGTCAACCAACCGTCCTCACGCCGGCATCAAGAGCAAACTACCTGCCATCTTTGTAACTTACTTAGACGATACCGGCGCACAAACCAGTCGGGCTCATTTGCCGGCATCCCCAGGGAACCAATCTGAATGGTCTTTGTGGTATCTGCAATCACCAGCGAGTCGAAATGACGCCGGTGTTGTTTTTCAGTTAGCATCAAGCGATTCATCCAAAGGAATCAAGGGGAGTTACTTACCATTCCCGCCGGAATggcctcggcttcctgcCATGCCTAGACATGGTACACGTTGGAGCACTGAGGCACCGTTTGTGTACCACCGTTGGCATGCAGGATCACCGAGGCGTCCCTCACCCCATCACCAACACCgcggcctcttcctctcgtCCCCCATATCACCCATCTACCTTTCATCCCTTGCCCTCTCTTTGGCCTTCCCCAAGTTCCAAATCTCCCGCCAAAGACGCTTGATCGTATCCGCACGCCCAACGGCCATTGCGGATCGTATCAAGCGCTCTTTTTTACGGTCCAATGTGTCCATGGCCTCATTTGACTCTCTCGACCAACAACTTGCCAGAGCCTGTTCAGCTGCCCAAACTATCCAACTCCTTGATGCCGTGAACTTTCGGGTCTCTCCCAAGGGACCAACAGGTTCGCGGCGATGCTTGGAGATTCCGACGACGGACTGTGGCGGCGTTTCGGCTCTGGGCTTGCAACAACTGTAGAAAAAGCGAGATTAGCTATGTATCCAAAAGACGAAGGACACAAGAAAGTTTTTCAAGCAAAAGACGAAAGGGATCAGAGCATGGCCCAAGAGAGAACGCTGCGGCGCGGGTGCAACACAGGCCAGGGCCGACGTCCCGTCGTGTACGTCCGAAGAGGTGGATTCATGAAAGGAATCGTGTCGAGTGTTTGCAGCCAACagccgatgaggaggatCATCTGGGGCAGGGAAACATACCTTAACAACCAGGGCTGCATTGTGCGAGCAGAGCCAGCATTGCCCGATCTTGGTGAtgtgttgttgatgttgttgttccTCGAAAAGAAGAGCTGGGAGTTCCCGTCCACAATCTCCTCTTTTAACTTGAGGAATCGGCTTGCTTTGGAAGGACCGTCTGGTTAGACCAACCGAAAGGGCAGGAAGGTCCGCGGTACAGCGGTTCCTAATCAAGCAAGTCCAAAGTAGGCACTTGCGTCTTACTCTCGTCAGATCGGGGTATGACATCACTGTGGCATGATGCCGTATTTCTGCCTGAAGCGAGCACCGTGGGATGGCTGGTGAGGGTCGGCTGTGGCTTCCAAATTCTAGTAATGCTACAGCGCAGGTGGTTTGTGGGAATGACGCGGCAAGTCCTTGTTTCCTCTTATATCATTCATCGAGAGGGATGAGGAAGAAACAGAACAGCTTGGCATGCTTTGAACCGTTTAGGGAAGGAAGATAGGTAGGTTCCCATGCAGGCACCTACAGGTAACCCATTTGGACAGTGCATCTCTTCCCTTCCGAGTCCCTGAGAGTTTTTCCTGTGCCTTCCTTTCATTCTTCACTCGGCCATGTACACCTTTATCGGCGTAAAACGCAAAAGGGCCGGCTTGGATAGAGATTTGTGATCCGCTGCCTTCTCCGAAAGCGAAACGAACAGTCCCAACAACTGTTTGACGGACGAGAGAAGTATAACACGTTCGTCGCATTGAAAGCTGGAAGATGAGGAAAACCGCCATTCTCGTTTTATCGCCGGATGATGGGGCATGTGAGGCCGGCCCCACGCTGTGCCGGCAGCCGTTCAAGCAGTACTGTTGGGTAGAAGGTTGCTGCCGCCCTAAAAACGTGTGTCAGATTGTTCAGATAGACGATGGGGGTTGAGTAGGGAGGAGATTTACGTGAGGTACTCTATCTGTGCCATCTTTTACAGAATCAACATCCAATCATGCCGCCATTCCGGAAGTATACAAGTGAGGGTACGGGAATCGATGCCGGGGGGTTGGGTGGCATCTTTCACGGTCTCGGCGTTCGTGCTATCTCGTATCTGTCAAATGGCATATAGAAGACTGCGTGGCCTTGCTCAACGATGTTTTTGCATCGCATAGTCTTCCTGCGACTGGCAACTGATCCAGGGATTATACGAAACGTAGCTCGCTACCGGCAGAGAGCCTTGTCGGGTTCGAAAATGCGAGTCGACCGGATTTACCCAAAACCTGAGTTAGGAAGAAAACCATCTTAGATCTGATAATTATGCGACAGTGTACATTGATTCCTCTCGTAGTCGGTCATGGAACAGGTTGAGTCATCTTTTTGCCAGTTTTCCGTCTGGTATCATACAAGATCCTGCTGCCAACCCTGCAAACAAGACCTATACAGGCGGCCGGACCTTGCGATACTCGGACCAAATCAACGGTGTGGTTTCCTCCCTATTCCACTGGAATACCCTCCTCCGTTCCTCGTATTCAAAGACTTCCAAGCTCCAAGGCTCATCAACCCAGCTACCGGGCATCCGCATACTCTGGCTGTCAACCAGATCCAAAACTCGCCAGCATACTCTTCATACTCCACAACCCACCAAAGTCGCCAATGTTCCGGCCGAGGACCATATCTAATCCCGAATAGAGAACGCCGTTGCGCTCCTCGCATCCAAGAAGTAGCCGAGCGAAAACGCTGCAGGAATGTGGTATGGCCTTGTTCGTAAAGTCGCCTCTCTTGACGCCCATAATCCAGAAGATCAACACCGTTGGATGATAATATAGTAATCCATGTAATGAGAAACGACTCCAAAGCTCGAAAAAACTGACTTTCAGTACTTTGAAGTAGACGGGGCTCCCCCATCAAAGACCATATTATGGAAGAGAAAGGAGAGGCAGCAGCGTAGCCACCATCCACAGACCAGACAGGCTCGATATGATGTAGAATTGAAGACTCATTTCGGACACAGTCGTGAATGAGTCGCCCGAAATGCTTCTTTTCCTCAGAGCATAGCTCGCCATTCGCGCGAGCTACCTTCGCCACCAGTCTCCAAGCCAATAACAAGGCAAAGGAGTGAAGAAGAGCGCAGGAATTCTCCATAGAAATTTGGACAATTCTATAATCAAGATTTTCACCTTCTGGAAGGATGAGTAGGATATCTTCAGGGGCCCAGGAGGCACCGCCCTCCACCAGACATCTCAGACCCTGAAGTCTTGCCACAAGTGAAAGTGAGTTGTAATGGAAGTTGTAGCGTTTTATGAATGCCTGAAAAACACGGTAGCTGACTCCGCTTTTAAGAAGatcgtcgaggacctcgacacTACTAAAGGCATCATCGAGGCCGTAATCAGCAAAGAGCTCGAGGAACTGTAGGTCTCGCGATCCATAGTGGGCATTCAACCTGGCAACGAAATAGAAAATAAAAGGTTTACTAGAGGCCGTGCCGGTCAGATAGTATCTTGCAGTTTCAATGATAATGACTGACCTTGGGGCTATGTCCAGTGACTCGAAAACGCAACCCTCAAGGCCTTGCTCTATGAGCGAGCTTGCTACTGCGAAGGCGCCGTAAAGAGTGGCCTCCTTATGATCGGTGTCTGGATTAGCCGATGAGGTTTAGGAACTTCCCTGAATTTGAGCTACTCACCTCAAGCAAACTGGTGTTGTACGAATTGCGTACGTGAGGGGTCATCTTGCGCTCATCCAAGTATTGGAAAAGAGCAATAGGATCGTCACGTACCAAGTGGCTCCCTATTTCCCAATCAAATTCTTTTACCACTTCGTACGCTCTTAAGTTCAGTTGCCATCCTTGAAAGCTTTTTTGTGCCAGAAGTGAATAAACTGATCCGGTGAGCCAAGATGGCGTGCGGACGGACAGTTGGAAACTGCTGTtgtcgccgaagccgaagcggAAGGTGGGCAGGACAGATGTTGAGTAGGGCATCCAGACGATGTCTGACATGGTGGAGCGGTATTTTGGTATCTTCTTCCTGGTGCTGAGTCCGCAGTCCGTCTTGGGTGAATCGTTATGCTCGATAAATCCGTTATTTGAGACTTTGGTCGATCCCGGCTGCATCCCTTCGAGCATGAAAGTGGTGCAAAATGTTGACGTTGCCCTAACCAAGCATTAGAAGCTGAATGTTCTGGGAACCTTGGTATCAGAAACGATCGGACTTACATCAAATACTGCGTTTGCGCGATGGAGAGAAGATGGAGCGCAGAATCGAGCTTTTGGTCCAAAGCTTTCCATTCATCTTTTCGAAGCAGGACTTTGGTCGACGCGAACCTCCGCCTGAAGCCCCGCTGTTCGGCAGTCACTTTGGCCTGCAACTGATCGACCAAGTCTTGGATCTCGGTCAGCGCACGGCGGGCTTTGGCGACGTGTTTCCGCAGGCGGCCCCTATCGCAGACCACCTCGGGCAGGAGGCTCCTGGCGATCTGGTCCTCGGTGTCGTCGAGGAACTCCTCGAGGTCTTGGATCCGttcggccttctcgagcagCATGGTCGGGACGTCCTTGACTTCGTTCCAGAGCCTCATGAGCTTGAACGAGGCGCTGCCGACCTTGCCAGtcatgtcgacgacggcgattACGCTCGCCGCGAGACCCAAAGCTTCAGCCATTTTGACGAGATGGCCTACGCTCTCTGTTAGGTCTATCTGTGAAGGAGTGGTTGATGATGTGCAACTGTCAGAGTTGACTGGTTGAAGCCTTGAATTGGGCTGGCGGCGAAAGTAGGCACAAAGGAGTTCACTGTTGTCCCAAGATGTCAAAAAGAGTAAAGGATAGACGGAAacaggacgagaaggaggggaaCTGTATTCGGCGTTGATGAGGCTGTGCCGCAATAACGGGGTCAGGTTGATGCACCATGCATATGACTGCATCCAGAGATACGACGTCTGATTCGACAGAGTGCATTGCCTCGTGGCTGGAGCTGACTGGTGTTTTCTTCTCTGCCAGCAGAAAGCCTTATTCGGCAGACAGTTTGAAAGCCAAAGGTCAGGCAGACTGGTTCATTAGATGGTGTTGGCCCAGGGCGTTTCGCCATGAACTTGGTGGTACGTAGCCTGATCAAAACTGATGCGCAAAGGATGGAATCCACCTTCGGCGGCCAAAAGTTGAAATGGCATCTAAACCTCGCAGCGCCCGATGTAGCTGGCTTCCGAAGTCGACATCCGCCAGGCTCTTTGAGGCCGAGGCATCCAAGGCGGCTTGTGTAGATTGGAGTGAACTGCCATGCTCGATGTATTGTGGTATCTCGTGATGTATATATTCCAACGCCAATTCAAAGACCAATCTCTGCCACCCAAGAACGCCGGCCCCCAATCCAGCAAGACCCGAGAGCCAAACGCAACGTGTTTCCAGATGGAACAAAAAAACTCCCTGACGCCCAAAAGTCGCTCCAAGAAACCAGATCTTTCCCCAACCGTGATACCTAGCAGATGcgcatcgacgacgccgacaagcCGGCGCGGCTCCCGTCGCCCCAGGCTGTCCGACCGGCACACCGCAGAcaccgccgctgctcgccgagGTTCGTGATGGAGCAGTGCGAGCAGACGTGCCTGCCGCACGCGCCGCAGGCGTGATCCGcctcgaagccggcgccgtaGGCGTACGCATCGTCAACATCCATCCCGTccggcgcgccgccgtccgagGAGCCCAGCCCGGCGCCGCAGTCGTCGCAGCTGACGGGGCAGAGCGTCGCCTGGTCTACCGGCGGGGCCGAGGCTGCGGAGAGGCTGGGGGCGGCGGATTTGATGTTCCAGAAGCTATGGAGGGACTGCTGCGTGTTGCGCGCGGccggggaaggggaggatgGTTCGAGGTTCGCATCGCCCAGTTGGTTGGTCTTGTGATGGTTCTGCTGCTGGGCGGAGTACAGCATGTTGAGGGTACGTTCTATGGTTAAAGTAGACGGTTAACATCCGTTCTCATTGGCAGGTCTGGGAAAGGTGATGGCACGACTCACGATGGATCTGGTTCTCGGACGGTCTGTTGTCGCGGAAGCGCTTCATCGTCCGGCTGGGCAGATGCGAGGGCGTCACGTAGGCACGCGGGTAGACGGGGCTCGGAGAGACGGGGCACTCGAAGGACTCGATGCTCGAGTCGGAGCCGGCGGGCGAGTTAAAAGAGGCGAAGAGCTCCGAGTCGGAACGCTTGCGTTTGAAGGCCATGGTGGGTTTCGAGCGTTGGAGGGATCTGGAGAAGTTGCACAAGGGTCCGAGGTTGACCGGAGGCTGGATGGGTGCGACGTGATATCTGTCTTGGGACAAATTGACGATGTTTAAGCTGTCAGATACTGTTCGTGCGTTTGGTGAAGGATATGTTTGTGCTTGTTAGACAAACGGAGTAGGAAGATGGTGTCACGTCTCAGAAGCACTTTAGCCTGGCGCGACGCGTCGAAGCTTCTTGGTGGCGCGTGGTATTCGCGTTAGGTCTTAATGGGACCCACTGCTTCACAGCTCAAGCCGTTTCTTCTTTGACAGTACCTCGGTAAACTCGCCTATTGCCAGGCTCCATTGCTTTTTTATTCCTTAATTTGAAAAGTCCATTAACTCAGTAATTGATAGGTATCTACGTCGATAAATAAGGCAGGTACCTAGATAATGGCACAAGCTTAGATGGGCTGGACGGAGAAACACGCCGATGCACGGCCCCGAAAGCACCGTCCCCCAGCAAGCCGGGTCGGCCCACACCGCCGCTCTTAGTCCCCATTTCCCGGGCTCCGCACCCGGCTTGTCCCCGTAGCTAACCCAGTGCTAACATAAGGAGAGATTTGAAACGCAGAGTGAGTAGCTCGTACTCAGAGGTGTCTTAATTTCACCGAATACATCACTTGAATCCTTTGAGCCACCCAACCTCAAACACACACGCCTCCTCTCCGCCGGCGGGTTTGTGCCTTCCGAAAACTCCTGAGTCCTCGCAATGGCCGCCTCCGCATAGCTCAACGGCCACCGTCCGGTCCCGGAACCACCAGAGCCCGGGTGAACTTTCGCCACCTCTCCGTCATCGGGCCCCCGTTCCCGCGGCGAGGACTCGCGCACCTGCCGACGGCCCAGCCCTTGCAGGTCGGTCCACTCCTTGCCGCTCCGCTGGACCCGCGACACGAGGAAGCGGCGCCCGTCGTGCTCGAACTCGTCGGCGAAGTTGGGCGAGCGGCAGATGCGCCGcatgcgccgccgccgcgcctgGCGGAGGCCCTCGCGCTCCCGCGGCATCTCGCCGACGGGCGCGAAGGCCTGCGCCTCGAAGCACGCGCCGtgcgcgtcggcgacgacgtagaCGTCGAGGTAGTCGTCGCTGACCTCGTGGCTCCTGATGTGATACTTTTCGCCAACGAGGTCCGTCCCCGCTTGGAGCGCTGGGGCGTggtgtcggcgaggcggtCTCATCCTTGTTCGGGTCGTCCGCAGACTGGCGCGTTGGGGGGTTGGATTGTGCGGCGAGAAATAACTTGCAATCGCAACGTATAAAATTTGTGAAATTTCGGGCTGTCTGGGGCTTGTAGGCGACACAGCTACCGACTTGGCGGTTCTGCGCTCATGCCCAAACTTGAAGATATAGAACGACTTGGGAGAGTGGCTTCATTATGGAGGACAGAGTTCATGATCACAACCCAGCGAATCTCCGAGCAACTCAGTGATTTATAACATTTTGCAAGGGGTCATATGAGCCAACCTCTTCGTGATGATGGCAAGCGAAAGTCTTCTTTCGCCTCGGAAGTCGATTTAGTGAGCTAACAGTGTTGCCCAATAAGGCAAGGTGCCCCAAATGTTCAACAGTGGCACCAGGAATCCTCAAACTCCCTGCTCATATTCGTTTTGTTACCCGTCTTAGGCAGCAGCCAAGCACTTGGTAAGGCGGCCAGGCGGCCGGGTACTTTGAGCGATATCGTATTGAGTACATACCGAGCATTCGGTGGAGCACCTCGCAGGAAGGATAGGATCCCGAAATGCATTTGAAGACGAAGGTAAGACGGTGCGTCATGTCCTTGCTCACAAAATGAACCTCAAAATGGGGGGCGGCTGCCAATGATTGGACCCTGTCTCACCGGATCCAGGTTGAAATGCACCTCAACGCCCAGCCTTGAACATATCGAGCGTCGGAGGAGGCCCAGTCCCTTCCGCCTGGGCTGAGAACATTTGGGATGACGAGTTTTACTCCCCTTGGAAAACCAAAACGCAGAATTCGGCTTGAAACAAAGACTCTGGCGGCGGCTCTTCGTCCCACAGGGCGGGTGGGACCCAGGCACGGCGGCACACCCAAACGTCAGTCGCGAACAGGCGGCTATAGTTGTCATTTAGGGGGCCACGAGGCCAAGATGGTTTAGATTCTAGATAAACACATAACTATATATAAAGATCGTAGGAGACCGACCAAATATTGTCGACGGCGGGTTCTCGTTCTTCTCCAAAGCATCGTCAGAACACGGGAAAAAAAGGCTTCGTTTATGTCATGGCGGGTTGATGCGCTGTCACTGTCAGCAGCAACGCATTTCGCACCTAGGTAGTCAAGGctccgcccctccccccctccaaccccTAAGAAGCTCCAGTGCTCTTGCATGACTACCTATAAAAtgaaaaggaaaagagagagaagaaaaaaggccACTGAGGAAAGAAGGGCGGTGCATCACTTAGGCAAAGCATTCACTCGATTGCGCCAGTGAAATCTAGTTGAAATCTGCCTCGTCCCCGGGATTTCAACGAATGGAAAAGAAAGCAACCCAGAATCTCGGGCTGCAGGTTATtggggtggaggggaggCGTGGGGAAGGCAGTCCGGCCCCTTGGGTGCGGACTGGGTGCGAACTGCGGAGGCGTCGACGATCTGTGGTTCACTGAACGCTTCGGGTGTTGTTTCGGGGCCGGCCGGCTTGTTTCTTGCTGCAGTTCTTGATGTGACGTTGATGGGCCAGCTTGTCGTCCGTCGTCTGCTGGCAAATGCAGGTGAAGAGGCCCTGCGAGTAGTCGTTCGCGGCCTTGCAGCCGTCTTTCAGGTGTCGCTCATGGTTCCATTTGCGCGGCGACCGGCGGCCGCATCTACACACGTATCGCGGATCGTCGGCCGGGCCGTGGACCTCTCTGTTGTGTCGCTGCAGCATCCTCGTGCTCACCTTCTTCTCACAAAGGGAGCAGGTGTTGGAGCGGTCGCTGCGGATGCTTACGCCGTCAATCGTGGAGGCAGGGCGATGGGGAAGAGAGGTCCCCCCGGCGGACTGGTTGTACGGATAGTCTGTGTGGGTAGGCGTGGCAGACCTGCTGGGGAACGCATAGTCGGACGGGGGCGCGAGAAACGTTGGGTCGATACTAACGGCAGTCCACGGAGTGCTGGGCCGGTGTAACAGGGTATCGCGCACATCATTCAACGCCTCTCGGGGGTCCAACGGCGGGTATTGATACTGGGACGGCGGGGTCAAAGACAAGGCGGCCATAAAGATGCCTTCGGTCTCGATATCCGCGGGGTACGGTCTTGAATTGCCGTAGTCAGCCTCTGTAAAGAAGTTCTCCGACCCGAGCAAGCCCCATTCATCCACAAAGCCGCCATAGTTGCTCTCTTGCGAGACACCGCCAAAGACGGTGTACTGAGGATCGTTGTACGGgaaatcatcatcatcatcgatATCAAACTGTGATGGAAATGGGTT from Colletotrichum higginsianum IMI 349063 chromosome 4, whole genome shotgun sequence includes:
- a CDS encoding Orf21 protein, whose protein sequence is MAFKRKRSDSELFASFNSPAGSDSSIESFECPVSPSPVYPRAYVTPSHLPSRTMKRFRDNRPSENQIHQRTLNMLYSAQQQNHHKTNQLGDANLEPSSPSPAARNTQQSLHSFWNIKSAAPSLSAASAPPVDQATLCPVSCDDCGAGLGSSDGGAPDGMDVDDAYAYGAGFEADHACGACGRHVCSHCSITNLGEQRRCLRCAGRTAWGDGSRAGLSASSMRIC
- a CDS encoding Memo-like protein codes for the protein MAPSRDTRQPGKQGEWYLGDAKKLREQLDGFLADVPDQIDGNALPVPGARVIIAPHAGYTYSGATAAWAYKALDLSKAKRVFLLGPSHTFYLADCAVTGYSNYGTPWGNLRVDRQVVDRLRDELDIPKIPTANDDREHSLEMHLPYLWVRLEQTFGASPDAFPPVVPILIGDNDEAGEKAVGKWLAEYLRDPDNAFIVSSDFCHWGRHFDYTVYSPDGTLDSLRKLRPVGPAPEGPPIHETIKLVDDLAIEAIGTGRHGSFYNNLKQTKNTVCGRHPIGVTMAALEELGGGHRFKFIQYQRSNLVTVPGDTSVSYVSAYAVV